Below is a genomic region from Equus quagga isolate Etosha38 chromosome 17, UCLA_HA_Equagga_1.0, whole genome shotgun sequence.
cctgctgaggcagctccctcccagcccagggaagTCCTCCTGTCTTTCCTCTGCTCCCCCTgcacctccccccagcccccactgtCCTGCCCTGGGCTGACCCTCTGGCCTACATCCCCCTGCCCGGCCTGGGCCCAGCCAATACCCACTCTGCCCTGCTGTGAGCAGCATCCCTGAGACGGTCCGGATTCTGGGCAGCCTGCTGGTCATCCTGCTGCTCTTTACCCTGACGGCGGCGTTGGTCAAGGTGGACGTGAGCCCTGGGCCCTTCTTCTCCATCACCATGGCCTCCGTCTGGTTCATCAACTGTGAGCTCCACCgcccctccccattccccaccccgCCCACCCAGGCCTTCAGCCCAGCCTCTTCTTTGTAACTAAATGGGCCCAACATATCCAAGAAGGAAGACAGCAGCAGCATCACTCATATCCCTGGTGAGAAACAGgcccagagggagaggaaaagtcACTTGTCCCAGGCCCCACAGTGACCTAAAAGCAGGCCTCCTGGCCCCACAGACCTATGGCTGCGCCTCAGAAGAAGAGTCAGTGAGGAGTGTTACACCAGAGTGCCCAGACCTAATCCAGAGTCCCCTGTGCACCCCGCcgacacctcctccagggagcccctgAGGCCTGCCTAGTGGAGCGGCGACCCCACTCTTGTCCCTCTACAGCTTTCTGTGCAGTTCTGCAGGGCAGCCTCTTCGGGCAGCTGGGCACCATGCCTTCCACCTACAGCACCCTCTTTCTCAGCggccagggcctggctgggaTCTTCGCTGCCCTTGCCATGCTCATGTCCATGGCCAGTGAGTGGACTTGggtggctggagggcaggggtggcCTCAGGGAGTCTGGGGTGTGGAGGGGGTGTGCCAGGAGTGAGCCGCCTTGGGTTCTAGGTGGAGACGGAAGTGACGGGGTGATGGGGAGCTGGGGATTGAGTTTGGGGGTAGGGAGCAGGACTCCTGGGTTCTACAGTGAGAGAATGACCCGGTGAGAACTAGGTTAACTTGGGGCCTGGGGCAGAATTTCTGAGGCCAGCACTCGAATGTGGCAGCAAATTGAAGTTGAAGGAAGGGGGGACGGGTTTGGGATTCAGATGACCTGGGGTCTGAATCCCGGTTCCACTGCTCCCAGCTGGGGGCATTAACAAGACACTTAACGTGTGTCGGTTTCCCCACCTAAATGATTACCGTAGCTCCATCCTCACATTGTAAGAAGCGTGCAGTAATAATGAGCAAGTAGTAGGTGATCAACAAAAATAACACgtagggcagagggagagaagtgaaGGGCTGGGCTGGGACTCTGCACAAGATTCCCGAGTGTGTCAGTGAGAGGAGTGGAAGAGGCCGGAGGGCGAACCTGAGAAGTGCTTCATGGGTGGTGGGACAGGAGTCGTCAGCCCTGTGGGAGCCGGCGGGACCAGCCACTTCCCGCTGCAGCTGAAGTTTCTGCACAGGTGGCGTGGATGCCCAGACCTCCGCCCTGGGATACTTCATCACGCCCTGCGTGGGCATCCTCATGTCCATCGTGTGTTACCTGAGCCTGCCTCACCTGGTGAGCCTGGTACTGGGCTCAAGGGCCCACTTCAGAGCATCTCAGATACAGCCTGAGTCTGAGGCCCCGAGAGAGGCCAGGGGAGGCGGAGGGCACCTGGGCCCCGTCCTAATCCCCAAAGGAGTCAGCCACTGGGGGACCCCAGCCTCTTAGCCACCAGGATGGGAAGGGATCCAGACACCTCAGCCAAGCCAGGCAGGGCCAACACTTTCTTTCTGCAGGAGTTTGCCCGCTACTACCTGGCCAAGGAACCATCGAAGGCTCAAGGTCAGGAGCTGGAGACCAAAGCTGAGCTCCTCCATTCTGGTGAGCCCGGGACCCTGCTGGGGAGGTGAAACCCAGAAGAGGCTAGAGCCACCTCAGCAGGAAAGCATTGCCCCTCCGTCCCCAGCTAAAGCCCTCACCCCTAGTAGCTTTATATGagcagaggcagaagggaagTGTGGACAGTGGGATCAAAGTTGTCCCTGTCgccctttgggcctcagtttcctcctctataaaatggagaggcagggggctggcctggtggtgtagtggttaagttcgtgacctacacactgctcatcaagccatgctgtggcagcatcccacatacaaaaaatagaggaagattggcaacacatgttagctaagggccaatcttgctcaccaaaaaaaacaaaaaaaaagggaggcaGTAGAGCTTCAGGCATGCAAGTTCTGGATTCAAATgcatctgagtttgaatcctggcttcacaacatccaagctgtgtgaccttaggcaaagtcacttaacccctctgagcctcagtttctttatttgtaaagcaATGGCACTGAGATATTCCATGTAAGGTGCTTAAGTCCGCCTGGCACATGTGTGTGCTTAATAAATAGCAGCGAAGCCGATTTCCGTTGTTAATTCTCTTTGCCCGCACCTTGGGCTGTGGCGGTGGGGGGGACGGGGGTGGTCACTTGTTGTAACTGCCGGGAACCTCCCTCCCTCGGGCCTGGCTGGCACACGCATGAGTCACAGGCATGATCCCGCCCTCCTCTCTTGCTCCAGATGAGAAGGACGGGATTCCCAACAGCCCCCTGACTCTGGATCTTGACTCTGAGAAGGAGCCAGAGTTGGAGCCAGAGGAGCCGCAACAGCCAGGAAAACCTTCAGTTTTCGTTGTCTTCCGAAAGGTCTGGCTTGGCTCTAGCCCTCAACCGCCACCCCTGGGGCAGAGGGGGCCACTCTCTCCAGCTCTCCCCAGGGACTCTTAGATGGAAGGGGTCTTCGTTCTCACCTTGTCCACCCCAAGGTGACAGGGTCATAGTGGGTTGGGGACACAGCTGGGCCAGGCTCCCGGGGTCCTGGGAGGTCCCGAGGGCTGGGGCTGAGCGTGGGGCCCCAGGTCTGCCCCGCCGGCTCACGTCCCTGCGTCTGGCTCCCAGATCTGGCTGACGGCGCTGTGCCTTGTGTTGGTCTTCACAGTCACCCTGTCTGTCTTCCCGGCCATCACAGCCATGGTGACCAGCTCCACCAGTCCTGGGAAATGGAGTGAGTGACGGGAAGCGGAAGAGGGCAGGGCGGAGGGTGTGccggggagagagggaggaggggagtccGCCCCAGGACaagccctccctctctcccaggtcAGTTCTTCAACCCCGTctgctgcttccttctcttcaacGTCATGGACTGGCTGGGACGGAGCCTGACCTCCTACTTCCTGTGGGTGAGGGCACCAAGGCTGCGGTGATCTGACAGTTTTAGGAAGCAGTCAGGGATCAGAGGGGGTGAAAGAGCACAGAAAGGCGATTTCCCAACAGTCCAACTGGTTGGGTCTGGCAATGGAACAGCAGGCCAAGTGGCGGTGAGCACCTGGCCCCTGGAGGGATGCAAGCCAGGGCTTGACTGTGAGCCCCTTGAAAGCAGAAGCCATGTCCAATTGACCTGTGTCCCCAGCatccagcccagggcccagcctcgGTGCTCACAGACTCTCACGTGGAGGTTCCTGCACCACATGAAAGGTTGGGCAAGATTCCTAGTGTTTGGGTTGCTTTTAGCCAAGGTGCTGCTTCTTTAAATGAAAGCTTCCAGGGAGACACAACAAATAAAGTAGATCAAAGAGGAGCTGCTCTGATCCAAGCCAGGATGGGCCTGGATCCCCAGCTTCCAATCCCCTTCAGCAACCCCGTCTGTTCCAAAGGGGTCTGTGGAACCCCCAGGGGTGCTCGGAGGAACTGAGTTTGAAAACCAAACTCCTCTCCCAGTTCTGCCATGGGGAGAGCACAGGCTGATGCTcaggagaggcagaggctggccccaggccggTCCTCGATTGCTGGGTGGCCTTGGCCCAGCCCCTCGCTCTCCAGAGGCCCAAGTGCTGGTCCTCGGCAGCTCATGTAGGGTAGGTCAGGGGAAGTGGTGAGTGAATCTATCGGGGCGCCCCTGGAGCACAGAGACCCCGCTCCCAGGGACCACCCTCACCCCAGCTTCTGCCGCAGCCGGACGAGGACAGCcggctgctgcccctgctggtcTGCCTGCGTGTCCTGTTTGTGCCGCTCTTCATGCTGTGCCACGTGCCCAAGAGGTCCCGGCTGCCCATCCTCTTCCCACAGGACGCCTATTTCATCACTTTCATGCTGCTCTTTGCCGTTTCCAATGGTTACCTGATGTCCCTCACCATGTGCCTGGCACCCAGGtctgggggctggtgggggagggccGGGGGGAAGGGAAGTGGGCCAGCCTGCAAGGGAGGGCCCACCCTGCTTCTGGCCAGCCCAGCCCTAGCTGTCTCCAAGTCTCGCTGGCGCCACCCTGTCAGGTCAGGTCTCAACTGCTGAGcccaccccaggccagcagcTGGGGAGCGGAAGCCTCAACAGGGGAGGTTCCTGCCTACTGTAGTAGCCCACATTCTGGgggctcctctctgggcctcagtttccccatccatgaAATAAATGGGTTGGACTGTCATTCCTTAGGGCCCAGTTACTCCCCAAATTCTCAGTTGAGGGGAAGTTAAGGTTTTAATCCAAAGCAAAGTTTATGAGCTATCTACTCCAGGGACAATGGAGTTGAAAATCCAGGGAGAGTAAAGGTGACAGGGAGGACCAGGTTGGGGACATTTTGTCAAGAGGGAGGGCAGTGGAATCTAGAGTCAGATAGTACTGGACCCCAGGGGCCTGAGACATGTCCTTGTCCAGtggcctcattttacagatcaggaaacggAAGTCCAGAGAGAAGGGCCTAACTATAATGACCCAGAGGCTGGGCCAGCCCAGACGAGAACTCAGGCGTCCTGTTGTAAGGAGGGCAGACGGCACCGGGGCTGGGGCCAGGTCTGGCTCGGCATTTTCTAAGAGCTCCTACTCCTGTGTGTTCTAGGCAGGTGCTGCCACATGAGAAGGAGGTGGCCGGCACCCTCATGACCTTTTTCCTGGCCCTGGGGCTCTCCTGTGGGGccgctctctccttcctcttcaagGCGCTGCTCTGAAGTGCTCCGTCCACGGCTCTCCCGGCAGCTCTCTTCTCGCTGCCCCCTTTGGAGCTGAGACCCAGCGCAGGGGGCAAGGCGAGCCGGGCTCAAGCCCCTGCTGGGCTGAGGCCCCTTGGTCTGGGGGTGCCAGGAGGAGGCGGGCGCTGCTCTCCTTCCTGGGCTGGCAGTCATTTAGGGTGCTACAAGGAAGAATTCACCACCCGTCATTCCAACCCTCACCCAGGAACGGAGCTGGCACAGACAGACTATCTGGATGTGCATAAGACCTCACTGACAGGGTGCTGATCAGGGAAAAGAGGGCCGGGGACCATGGCCCTTCCTCACCGTCAGGAGTGCGTTTGTTAATCACAAGAAACCCACCTGCTAATCGCCAGGGATCAGAGGCCACCAGCGGAGCCTTGCCGAGGTTGTGGCTGGTGTGACCCCAGCCTCAGGTTCAGAATGGAGTGAGGGCCAGCCCAGAGAAGGAGCTCCTcttctccccaggcctcagcaATCTCACAATCGAGTCCCTCGGACCTCAGGACAGAGGCTGCCGGGGCAGTTGAGGGAGCATGGAGAAGGAACAGGTGTTAGGGGTTTGAGGGTGCTCAAAGGACCCTCTGGGCCTCCAACAGTGTTTTCATTGTCAACACTTCCTGTCTCCACTCCCCAGAGTCCAGCTGGGCCTGGGTCCGGGAACCGCAGTTGGCCTGCATGTGTGCACTGCACTTCACAGTGTGTAAAGCTCTTCCACACCCGCTTTCTCACCAAAGCCACATTGAGGCCCTTGGAGGGAAACAGGCAGGGACTGTGCTCCCCCTttgtacaggtgaggaaaccgagtcCCAGGGGAAAGTGACTGGTtcgtggcagagccaggacccagCCCCCCACTTCCCCGCCCCCCCAGTAGGTGCTGCTGTTCAcctgcttctcttttccttcttgctgtTTCTCCCTCTGACCCCGCTCCTGGGTCTAATAACAACCTTCTTCATTTGTATCATGAATTCGCTGAGTCTTTATTTCCAAAGTGCTTTCAGCTCTATTGGCTTTGATGAGCTGGGCGGGGTGGGAAGACGGTACCCATTTGACTGACGGGATGCCTGAAGCCCTGAGAGGGGCAGAGATTCATGGGCATCCCTGTGCTGGGCCCTCTCTACCACGTGATGGCCAAGGGGTACTGGCTGCAAGGAGCCCTGTGCTCCTGGGCAGAGCACCTGGCTGCATGGACGAATGTCGCTCTCCCTTCCACCGGCGTCCTCTGCCTCCCCagacaccccctcccctccctccattctGAGAAACGGAGCCTCAGAGAGAGGCAGTGAGCCAGTTCTCCGGAAGGATGGAGGAAAGGCCTGCTTCCCCCACACACTTGTGCATCCTACTCAGCCCAGAGGAAGCTATTATAGGCACCGGCCTTTCTGCCCACTTGCCCCCTGCCTTCTGTGAACACTCACTGAGCAGCTGTTTTatac
It encodes:
- the SLC29A2 gene encoding equilibrative nucleoside transporter 2 isoform X3, which encodes MARGDVPQDSYHLVGISFFILGLGTLLPWNFFITAIPYFQGRLAGANSTAETLGTNHTGPADAFNFNNWVTLLSQLPLLLFTLLNSFLYQCIPETVRILGSLLVILLLFTLTAALVKVDVSPGPFFSITMASVWFINSFCAVLQGSLFGQLGTMPSTYSTLFLSGQGLAGIFAALAMLMSMASGVDAQTSALGYFITPCVGILMSIVCYLSLPHLEFARYYLAKEPSKAQGQELETKAELLHSDEKDGIPNSPLTLDLDSEKEPELEPEEPQQPGKPSVFVVFRKIWLTALCLVLVFTVTLSVFPAITAMVTSSTSPGKWSQFFNPVCCFLLFNVMDWLGRSLTSYFLRTRTAGCCPCWSACVSCLCRSSCCATCPRGPGCPSSSHRTPISSLSCCSLPFPMVT
- the SLC29A2 gene encoding equilibrative nucleoside transporter 2 isoform X2; this translates as MARGDVPQDSYHLVGISFFILGLGTLLPWNFFITAIPYFQGRLAGANSTAETLGTNHTGPADAFNFNNWVTLLSQLPLLLFTLLNSFLYQCIPETVRILGSLLVILLLFTLTAALVKVDVSPGPFFSITMASVWFINSFCAVLQGSLFGQLGTMPSTYSTLFLSGQGLAGIFAALAMLMSMASGVDAQTSALGYFITPCVGILMSIVCYLSLPHLEFARYYLAKEPSKAQGQELETKAELLHSDEKDGIPNSPLTLDLDSEKEPELEPEEPQQPGKPSVFVVFRKIWLTALCLVLVFTVTLSVFPAITAMVTSSTSPGKWSQFFNPVCCFLLFNVMDWLGRSLTSYFLWDAYFITFMLLFAVSNGYLMSLTMCLAPRQVLPHEKEVAGTLMTFFLALGLSCGAALSFLFKALL
- the SLC29A2 gene encoding equilibrative nucleoside transporter 2 isoform X1 — translated: MARGDVPQDSYHLVGISFFILGLGTLLPWNFFITAIPYFQGRLAGANSTAETLGTNHTGPADAFNFNNWVTLLSQLPLLLFTLLNSFLYQCIPETVRILGSLLVILLLFTLTAALVKVDVSPGPFFSITMASVWFINSFCAVLQGSLFGQLGTMPSTYSTLFLSGQGLAGIFAALAMLMSMASGVDAQTSALGYFITPCVGILMSIVCYLSLPHLEFARYYLAKEPSKAQGQELETKAELLHSDEKDGIPNSPLTLDLDSEKEPELEPEEPQQPGKPSVFVVFRKIWLTALCLVLVFTVTLSVFPAITAMVTSSTSPGKWSQFFNPVCCFLLFNVMDWLGRSLTSYFLWPDEDSRLLPLLVCLRVLFVPLFMLCHVPKRSRLPILFPQDAYFITFMLLFAVSNGYLMSLTMCLAPRQVLPHEKEVAGTLMTFFLALGLSCGAALSFLFKALL